Proteins found in one Sardina pilchardus chromosome 11, fSarPil1.1, whole genome shotgun sequence genomic segment:
- the LOC134095969 gene encoding UDP-glucuronosyltransferase 2A3-like, whose protein sequence is MLPTVLITALALSVCGVYGGKVLVFPIDGSHWVNMNIVIKELHSRGHNITVFRSSGSWYIKESSPHYNSITVDIPGGFDEEFMKMLISRILEIQANGESSWKRLEVEWELMKLGPQMTQMEIDMLAKLLDDQKLMQSLRDAKYDLVLADPVAPSGAVIAHYLNLPLVFNVRWTAHGEGHFAIAPTPLSYVPMPMFELTDKISFLERVSNVFFFVFYEFQAQFLTRPLWDTFTNKYFGPDVDYFQLIQGADIWLMRVDFVFEFPRPTMPNVVYMGGFQCKPAKPLPQDLEDFVQSSGEHGVVIMSLGTLVSDLPRRVVEEMAAAFAQLPQKVIMRFTGEKPSTLGNNTLLVEWLPQNDLLGHSKTRAFVAHGGTNGVQEAIYHGVPILGVPLMFDQPDNLSRMRAKGVAKVMDVFSVNRDTFLQALQEVLHEPSYRENMQRLSRLHRDQPMQPLDRAMFWIEFVMRHKGAAHLRTESYKMPWYSYHSVDVVVFLLAVLVTFMASFVFGIKFLCTRICCKRKSKIE, encoded by the coding sequence ATGCTTCCCACAGTGTTAATCACCGCACTAGCTCTGTCAGTGTGCGGTGTCTATGGCGGGAAAGTTCTGGTGTTTCCTATCGATGGCAGCCACTGGGTCAACATGAATATTGTGATCAAAGAACTCCATTCCAGGGGACACAACATCACTGTGTTCAGGTCCTCCGGTAGCTGGTACATTAAAGAGTCCTCACCACACTACAATTCAATCACTGTCGACATACCGGGGGGGTTTGATGAGGAGTTTATGAAGATGTTAATTTCTCGTATACTGGAGATCCAAGCAAACGGAGAGTCCAGCTGGAAACGCTTAGAGGTAGAGTGGGAGCTCATGAAACTGGGTCCACAGATGACTCAGATGGAGATCGACATGCTGGCCAAACTCCTAGATGACCAAAAGCTTATGCAATCCCTCAGGGACGCAAAGTATGACTTGGTTCTGGCAGACCCAGTAGCTCCGTCTGGGGcagtcatagctcattacctgAACTTGCCCTTGGTCTTTAATGTCCGATGGACTGCTCACGGCGAGGGACACTTTGCCATAGCTCCAACGCCACTGTCCTATGTTCCCATGCCCATGTTTGAGCTCACAGACAAAATTAGCTTTCTCGAAAGGGTCTCAAATGTGTTCTTCTTTGTCTTTTATGAATTTCAGGCCCAGTTCCTCACTCGGCCACTGTGGGATACCTTTACTAACAAATATTTTGGTCCTGATGTAGACTATTTTCAGTTGATTCAGGGAGCTGATATTTGGCTGATGAGAGTTGATTTTGTGTTTGAGTTCCCACGCCCCACTATGCCCAATGTTGTTTATATGGGTGGGTTCCAATGTAAGCCAGCAAAGCCCCTTCCTCAGGACCTGGAGGACTTTGTTCAGAGCTCTGGAGAACATGGAGTTGTCATCATGTCTTTGGGAACGTTAGTCAGTGATCTTCCGAGACGTGTAGTGGAAGAAATGGCTGCAGCTTTTGCCCAACTGCCACAGAAAGTCATCATGAGGTTCACGGGAGAAAAACCATCGACCCTGGGTAACAACACCCTGCTGGTCGAGTGGCTCCCCCAAAATGACCTACTTGGCCATTCAAAGACCAGAGCATTTGTTGCCCATGGAGGAACCAATGGTGTTCAGGAGGCTATTTATCATGGTGTTCCAATCCTTGGTGTTCCACTGATGTTTGACCAACCTGACAACCTCTCAAGGATGCGAGCTAAAGGAGTGGCAAAGGTTATGGATGTTTTCTCAGTCAACAGAGACACGTTCCTCCAAGCTTTGCAGGAGGTGCTCCATGAGCCGTCCTACAGGGAGAACATGCAGAGGCTCTCCAGGCTGCACAGGGACCAGCCAATGCAGCCCCTGGACCGGGCCATGTTCTGGATTGAGTTTGTTATGAGACACAAAGGTGCTGCTCACCTGCGCACAGAGTCCTACAAGATGCCCTGGTACTCCTACCACTCTGTGGATGTGGTGGTGTTCTTACTTGCAGTCTTGGTTACTTTCATGGCTAGTTTTGTTTTTGGAATTAAGTTTCTGTGCACCAGGATTTGTTGTAAACGCAAGTCAAAAATAGAATAA
- the LOC134095823 gene encoding UDP-glucuronosyltransferase 2A2-like, protein MAPSAGSFLFLLALSVHLVLSGKVLVFPHDGSHWVNMKVLIEELHARGHSVMVVRPADSWYIQESSPYYGSITIDSAAGSDEAFFRSFVSRQLQIQREGSSFWMRFALDMELKEKFAAVHQKIGAMVAQMLEDPLLIRALQDARYDLMLTDPANGGGVILAHYLKLPLVFNVRWTVHGEGHFAIAPSPLSYVPFPVAKLTDRMTFLQRVQNFLTYGFRMFLYHRTVGPPYSALVNRFFGPDVDYFELFQAADIWLMRVDFVFEFPRPTMPNVVYMGGFQCKPAKPLPQDLEDFVQSSGEHGVIIMSLGTLVGQLPSDIADEIAVALAELPQKVIWRYTGERPSALGNNTILVKWLPQNDLLGHPSVKVFVSHGGTNGILEAIYHGVPLVGIPLVFDQADNLSKMQTKGVATVVDIASLDRGVFLQALQEVLHEPSYRENMQRLSRLHRDQPMQPLDRAMFWIEFVMRHKGAAHLRTESYKMPWYSYHSVDVVVFLLTIMTTFVTAFVFGVKFLCTRICYNHKSKQD, encoded by the coding sequence ATGGCTCCATCTGCGGgctccttcctctttctcctggCCCTTTCAGTTCATCTGGTTCTCAGTGGGAAAGTGCTTGTGTTTCCCCACGATGGAAGCCATTGGGTAAACATGAAGGTGCTGATCGAGGAGCTCCACGCCCGTGGCCACAGCGTGATGGTTGTCCGACCGGCAGACAGCTGGTACATCCAGGAGAGCTCCCCCTACTACGGCTCCATCACCATAGACAGCGCGGCAGGGTCAGACGAGGCTTTCTTCAGATCGTTCGTGTCCAGACAGCTGCAGATTCAGAGAGAGGGTTCCTCCTTTTGGATGCGGTTCGCCTTGGACATGGAGCTGAAGGAGAAATTTGCCGCTGTTCACCAGAAAATCGGTGCGATGGTGGCACAGATGCTGGAGGACCCGCTGCTGATACGGGCTCTTCAGGACGCCAGGTACGACTTGATGCTAACGGACCCTGCCAATGGCGGAGGCGTGATACTGGCCCACTACCTCAAACTGCCCCTTGTCTTTAACGTCCGCTGGACTGTGCACGGTGAGGGCCATTTTGCCATTGCTCCTTCGCCACTTTCATATGTTCCGTTTCCTGTGGCCAAGCTGACCGACAGAATGACTTTTTTGCAGAGAGTACAAAACTTTCTCACTTATGGTTTCAGGATGTTCCTTTACCACCGTACTGTAGGGCCACCTTATTCAGCCTTGGTAAACAGGTTCTTTGGTCCTGATGTAGACTACTTTGAGCTGTTTCAGGCAGCAGATATTTGGCTGATGAGAGTTGATTTCGTGTTTGAGTTCCCACGCCCCACTATGCCCAATGTTGTTTACATGGGTGGGTTCCAGTGTAAGCCAGCAAAGCCCCTTCCTCAGGACCTGGAGGACTTTGTTCAGAGCTCTGGAGAACATGGAGTCATCATCATGTCCTTGGGGACTTTGGTAGGGCAGCTTCCAAGCGATATAGCTGATGAGATAGCTGTTGCATTGGCTGAGCTGCCACAAAAAGTAATTTGGAGATACACTGGTGAAAGACCATCTGCTCTGGGAAACAACACCATACTAGTGAAATGGCTGCCACAGAATGACTTGTTGGGGCATCCCAGTGTTAAGGTTTTTGTATCTCACGGAGGTACAAATGGTATCCTAGAAGCCATCTACCACGGGGTGCCACTGGTTGGCATTCCCTTGGTATTTGATCAAGCAGACAATCTTTCCAAAATGCAAACTAAAGGTGTGGCAACAGTAGTGGACATTGCCTCATTGGACAGAGGTGTGTTCCTCCAGGCTTTGCAGGAGGTGCTCCATGAGCCGTCCTACAGGGAGAACATGCAGAGGCTCTCCAGGCTGCACAGGGACCAGCCAATGCAGCCCCTGGACCGGGCCATGTTCTGGATTGAGTTTGTTATGAGACACAAAGGTGCTGCTCACCTGCGCACAGAGTCCTACAAGATGCCCTGGTACTCCTACCACTCTGTGGATGTGGTGGTATTCTTACTTACTATTATGACCACTTTTGTGACTGCTTTTGTGTTTGGAGTGAAGTTTCTCTGTACCAGGATTTGTTATAACCACAAGTCAAAACAAGACTAA